The nucleotide sequence AACCTCTGCAAAGATaggatttgattattaaattCATTTATTGATGAATCATTGCAAAATAATTGAGACTGGGAATAGGTCCTAATCCTagacaaaaaataattatattatcagACTACCTTTTCTGTGTTAACAAAAAAAACGTGTTCATGAAACAAACATTAAATTGTTGACTTAATGCATATCCATTATTAACACAGATCACGTGCCCTGATTCGGGTTGATCTTTTGCCTAGTCATATAAGCTATTTTGGCCATAAATTAATAAGGGATGTATATAAATTATAAACAATGATTCACTCCTTAGAAAatataaattcaaaaaattaaaaaaggagCAAATATTTTGCAACCATGCTTCATCAGCTATAGCACACGCACATCCTCAGCAGAACCACTTGCACATAATATTTAGTTTTCTAAGCAACAAATTTAAGCCAATCAAACATTAGCTTCAAAAAGGAAAAACATACAAGTATACAACTCAAATAATGAGAAAAAGAATACTCACAAGTCACAACTATGGTATTCGGCCAAACATGGCTTTCCTGTTGTTAAACTCTCTCTTCTTTGGTATCCACCCTCAGACACCTTCTGTAAATAAATACTGAAACAGGCAGTCCGAActccgatttttttttctttgcgtaaaatatatatttttattcatgaaatttgtcaaaaattttaaaaatatctataaattttattttattttaattttatctttgaaatttttatttatatcaaatatatccatgacagctaaatttttaaaaaatttaagactaatccAATAATAATGCATGACAACTATGTCCAATTTATTTGTGTTGAAGATTGTTTTTgtaaaattattgttgaattgatcctaatttttaaaaaaaattagctatCNNNNNNNNNNNNNNNNNNNNNNNNNNNNNNNNNNNNNNNNNNNNNNNNNNNNNNNNNNNNNNNNNNNNNNNNNNNNNNNNNNNNNNNNNNNNNNNNNNNNNNNNNNNNAGCAAGAAATCAACACAAAAAAGTGGAGCTTATTACAAGAAAACTCTGATTTATCGGAGGTTGCGGGAAGAAGATTTTCCATATAGGTTTGCATAAACGATCCTTGTTCGGAACACAAGAATCATGCATAAGATTGCTGCAACGATGCAGAGTCCAGACATGATCATGGAAGTTATGAAAAAGCATATGGAGCCATTACACGTTAGTGGCTTGCCATCATTAAGCGCACGCGCCATGACCGATCCTAAATTTGGAAAATGATGATCTCCTTGAGCTTGCTGTTCTGCCTCATAATCATAGATTCTGCTTGCTATAAGACTTGAGAAGACAAGCGTTCCTGCAGGGTTTGCTAGAGTGATGAAATTGTACAATGCACCAAAGTTTCTCAATCCGAACAATTCAGAGGCAGTGGCCGGAACAATCGCCCAATGAGCTCCATAACCAAGTCCAATCAGTAGAGTGCTGATATACATTGACCCCGGCCATCCCATCGCAATGAAAAGATGGCCGACGGTCATAATAAGTTGAAATACAGCTAGTGCAGCTGGTCTTGGATAGACATGATCTCTGTTCAAGCATATATACAAAACGGAAttcaaacaacaaattaaaattctTGATAGGGACATTAAATAGTTTGATCAGTGTAAAACCTGTTTGTACCTTACAACAAGCTCAGATATGTAGCCGCCTCCGACACGGCCGAGGAAGTTCCAAATACTGATGAGTGAGACAAAGATATGTGTATTGTCATATCCAAGAGACTGACTCATCTGACCAAGATTGTCGATTACAGTCAAGCCGGATCCCGAGCCCATGATCATGGAAATGAAAAGAAGCCAAAAATCTGCCTTAATCAAAGCTTGTCTCAAAGTAAAATCCTCCCCTCTGTGTGGTCCTCTCCTCCTCTTGACTCTCACTGCTCCTTCAGCAGCTGCTTGGAGTAGCTTTGATTGCAATTGCGCGATACGCTTTCGCCGCTCTGATGCAGGAAGCAAGTCCACTTCCTTAGGCTTCTCGTCTTCCAGCTCACTTAATAGCACTTCCTCGGATTCCTGTGGTGACTTTCCTAGATCTTTACTCTCTGGTTCTGGAAGCAGTGCCTCTTCCTCTGGAGATTTTTGCTCCGGACCGAAAACTAATGCGATAGGAATGATGAATGGAACAAAGAGAATCAAGAACAGGATGATTGTGAAAATCATGATTACAGGACTGCTCACATAAACTAGATCTTGGACAACCATGACTCCCATCAAATAAGCAGCCAATAGGAGGCACACTCCATAGACAAATGTGAAGCTTTTGCCGTCCGTCGGACGCACTTGTTTGTGACCTCCTACAGGTCTAACAATGAACATTAGACCTACTCCTACCAATGCTGGACCAACAGCAACCATAAATACCAATGATGCATGATCAGGGGAATGGATCACTGCATATATT is from Arachis ipaensis cultivar K30076 chromosome B01, Araip1.1, whole genome shotgun sequence and encodes:
- the LOC107625936 gene encoding protein NUCLEAR FUSION DEFECTIVE 4 codes for the protein MMMGQFKEKLVSLYRSRWLVFVAAMWLQSWAGIGYLFGSISPVIKESLSYNQKQLAMVGVAKDLGDSVGFVTGILCEILPLWASLLVGALLNLIGYGWVWLIVTARVPTLPLWAICVLIFIGTNGETYFNTVSLVSCVQNFPKSRGPVVGILKGFAGLSGAILTQIYAVIHSPDHASLVFMVAVGPALVGVGLMFIVRPVGGHKQVRPTDGKSFTFVYGVCLLLAAYLMGVMVVQDLVYVSSPVIMIFTIILFLILFVPFIIPIALVFGPEQKSPEEEALLPEPESKDLGKSPQESEEVLLSELEDEKPKEVDLLPASERRKRIAQLQSKLLQAAAEGAVRVKRRRGPHRGEDFTLRQALIKADFWLLFISMIMGSGSGLTVIDNLGQMSQSLGYDNTHIFVSLISIWNFLGRVGGGYISELVVRDHVYPRPAALAVFQLIMTVGHLFIAMGWPGSMYISTLLIGLGYGAHWAIVPATASELFGLRNFGALYNFITLANPAGTLVFSSLIASRIYDYEAEQQAQGDHHFPNLGSVMARALNDGKPLTCNGSICFFITSMIMSGLCIVAAILCMILVFRTRIVYANLYGKSSSRNLR